Proteins co-encoded in one Natronorubrum daqingense genomic window:
- a CDS encoding 3-hydroxyacyl-CoA dehydrogenase family protein, which translates to MVRDQIDRIGVVGAGTMGSGIAQVAATNGYDVVLRDVEPEFLENGFETIDHSLERLENRDALEAEPETVRGRIEGTTTLEDLAECDLVVEAALEELAVKREIFADLERVCADDVVLATNTSTLSITSIASNLEHPERVVGLHFMNPVPIMEGVEVVVGELTAEAVVDLAHELAMDLGKTTWEADDKPGFVANRILMPWINEGIRAYDEGVASKEDIDAGMELGTNVPMGPLTLADHIGLDICLHATETLHEELGDRYKPAYLLKRKVEAGTLGKKTGSGFYEYD; encoded by the coding sequence ATGGTTCGTGACCAGATCGATCGTATCGGCGTCGTCGGCGCGGGGACGATGGGCAGTGGCATCGCGCAAGTCGCGGCAACCAACGGCTACGACGTCGTCCTCCGCGACGTCGAGCCGGAATTTCTCGAAAACGGGTTCGAAACCATCGACCACAGCCTCGAGCGACTCGAGAATCGCGACGCGCTCGAAGCGGAGCCGGAGACGGTCCGCGGTCGAATCGAGGGAACGACGACGCTCGAGGACCTCGCGGAGTGCGACCTCGTCGTCGAGGCGGCCCTCGAGGAGCTGGCGGTCAAACGGGAGATTTTCGCCGACCTCGAACGAGTCTGTGCGGACGACGTAGTGCTCGCGACGAACACGAGCACGCTCTCGATCACCTCGATTGCGTCGAACCTCGAGCACCCAGAACGCGTCGTCGGCTTGCACTTCATGAATCCGGTCCCGATCATGGAGGGCGTCGAGGTCGTCGTCGGTGAGTTGACGGCCGAAGCGGTGGTCGACCTCGCCCACGAACTGGCCATGGATCTCGGGAAGACGACGTGGGAGGCGGACGACAAACCCGGCTTCGTGGCGAATCGAATCCTGATGCCGTGGATCAACGAGGGGATTCGGGCGTACGACGAGGGCGTCGCCTCGAAGGAGGACATCGACGCCGGAATGGAACTCGGGACCAACGTTCCGATGGGGCCGCTCACCCTCGCGGACCACATCGGACTCGATATCTGTCTCCACGCCACCGAGACGCTTCACGAGGAACTCGGCGATCGGTACAAACCGGCCTACCTCTTGAAGCGGAAAGTCGAGGCCGGAACGCTCGGCAAGAAGACGGGATCCGGATTCTACGAGTACGACTGA
- a CDS encoding phytoene/squalene synthase family protein — protein MTTGQHEPPTDADLEWCYDAVHDVSRTFSITIDRLEEPMAKHICLGYLLCRVADTIEDAGHIPPEAQTELLTTYDQLLDPTADQTVADFMSDVEPWIPDERTDDWDVVAETPRILRTFESLEEEPREIMREPVRELVDGMAMFTSRYAEEGGLRLQTLEELEEYCWYAAGTVGTLITGLVARGASQERAAEMRANARSFALLLQLVNIAKDVESDYHEENNVYLPAEWLEEEDIDIEQVTDDSNQRGVTNVIKRVTGRAETYLDDAHRYLEVVPETHGNRLSAWAIPYLLAVGTMRELRERPEDVIRDGDVKVSRAEVYALLQTFEGEISRAALADLRKEMAEKPLHQ, from the coding sequence ATGACCACGGGCCAGCACGAACCGCCGACTGACGCCGATCTGGAGTGGTGTTACGACGCCGTCCACGACGTTTCGCGGACCTTTTCGATCACGATCGATCGGCTCGAGGAGCCGATGGCGAAACACATCTGTCTCGGCTACCTCCTCTGTCGCGTCGCGGACACGATCGAGGACGCGGGTCACATTCCGCCGGAAGCGCAGACCGAACTGCTGACGACGTACGATCAGTTACTCGATCCGACGGCCGACCAGACGGTCGCCGATTTCATGTCGGACGTCGAGCCGTGGATTCCGGACGAGCGAACCGACGACTGGGACGTCGTCGCCGAGACGCCGCGCATTCTTCGAACGTTCGAATCGCTCGAGGAAGAGCCACGCGAGATCATGCGCGAACCCGTTCGAGAACTCGTCGACGGGATGGCGATGTTCACGAGTCGCTACGCCGAGGAAGGCGGGCTTCGCCTACAGACGCTCGAGGAACTCGAGGAGTACTGCTGGTACGCCGCCGGAACCGTCGGCACGCTCATCACGGGGTTGGTCGCCCGTGGCGCGTCACAGGAGCGAGCCGCTGAGATGCGAGCGAACGCGCGGTCGTTCGCGTTACTCTTACAGCTGGTCAACATCGCGAAGGACGTCGAGTCTGATTATCACGAGGAAAACAACGTCTATCTCCCCGCAGAGTGGCTCGAGGAAGAGGATATCGACATCGAGCAGGTCACCGACGACTCGAATCAACGCGGCGTCACGAACGTCATCAAACGCGTCACCGGCCGCGCGGAGACGTACCTCGACGACGCCCATCGCTACCTCGAGGTCGTCCCCGAAACCCACGGCAATCGCCTCTCGGCGTGGGCGATTCCGTACCTCCTCGCCGTCGGCACGATGCGAGAGCTTCGCGAACGTCCGGAGGACGTCATCCGCGACGGTGACGTGAAAGTCTCTCGAGCGGAAGTGTACGCGCTCTTGCAGACGTTCGAGGGTGAAATTTCCCGTGCGGCACTGGCCGACCTTCGCAAGGAGATGGCAGAAAAGCCCTTGCACCAGTAA
- a CDS encoding SDR family oxidoreductase gives MAQTVLVAGAHGQVGQHVTERLGASDHEARAMVRDEDQTEEMDAIGADETVVADLTESVAHAVEGCDSIIFAAGSGGNDVYGVDRDGAIALIDAAENAGADRFVMLSSMGVDEPEDAPEALQDYLIAKAEADESLRESALEWTIVRPGELTNEDGDGRIRVGNFDLGDGDIPREDVAQTLIAVLERDGLVGETFELLGGEQSIDEALESLSR, from the coding sequence ATGGCACAGACTGTACTCGTCGCTGGCGCACACGGACAGGTCGGACAACACGTTACCGAACGCCTCGGAGCGAGCGATCACGAGGCCAGAGCGATGGTCCGAGACGAAGACCAGACCGAGGAGATGGACGCGATCGGTGCGGACGAGACGGTCGTCGCCGATCTCACAGAGTCGGTCGCACACGCCGTCGAGGGCTGTGATTCGATCATCTTCGCGGCGGGTTCCGGCGGGAACGACGTCTACGGCGTCGACCGCGACGGCGCAATCGCGCTAATCGACGCCGCCGAAAACGCGGGAGCCGATCGATTCGTCATGCTCAGTTCGATGGGCGTCGACGAGCCCGAGGACGCACCCGAGGCCCTCCAGGACTACCTGATCGCCAAAGCGGAAGCCGACGAGTCCCTCCGCGAGAGCGCCCTCGAGTGGACGATCGTCCGGCCCGGCGAGTTGACGAACGAGGACGGAGACGGACGGATTCGCGTCGGCAACTTCGACCTCGGGGACGGCGATATCCCGCGCGAAGACGTCGCCCAGACGCTGATCGCCGTCCTCGAGCGAGACGGACTCGTCGGCGAGACGTTCGAACTGTTGGGCGGCGAGCAGTCGATCGACGAGGCCCTCGAGTCGCTGAGTCGATGA
- a CDS encoding acyl-CoA dehydrogenase produces MDFALSAEQRQIREMVSEFVDEEVVPVADEIDHEDEFPADLVGEMADLGLMGMPFPEEYGGAGLDYHSYAIGLEEISRGSGGLGTVVAAHTSLAGNMLYEFGDESQKEEFLTPVAAGEDVGAFALSEAGAGSDVPAMETTAEKDGDEYVINGGKLWISNGSVADTVTLFAKTDPDAGNKGISSFVVRPEEDDGFIVEGTEDKLGDKGCPTAELRFDDLRIPESRLLGEEGDGFVHALKTLNGGRITIAARGVGIARAAFEAARDYAGEREQFGQPIGEFQSIKHKLADMDTKIQAAKLLMHKAADKKIRGEDYIKDASQAKLYASEVSREVANEGIQIHGGYGYTKDFAAQRFYRDAKLNEIYEGTSEVLRNTIGDQLLEDA; encoded by the coding sequence ATGGACTTCGCACTCTCGGCCGAGCAACGCCAGATTCGGGAGATGGTCTCCGAGTTCGTGGACGAAGAGGTCGTTCCCGTCGCGGACGAGATCGATCACGAGGACGAGTTCCCGGCCGACCTCGTCGGCGAGATGGCCGACCTCGGGCTCATGGGCATGCCCTTCCCCGAGGAGTACGGCGGCGCCGGGTTAGACTATCACTCCTACGCGATCGGCCTCGAGGAAATTTCTCGAGGGTCGGGCGGACTCGGGACGGTCGTCGCAGCCCATACCTCGCTTGCGGGCAACATGCTCTACGAGTTCGGCGACGAGTCCCAAAAAGAGGAGTTTCTGACGCCCGTCGCGGCGGGCGAGGACGTCGGGGCGTTCGCGCTCTCGGAAGCCGGTGCGGGCAGCGACGTGCCGGCGATGGAGACCACTGCCGAGAAAGATGGAGACGAATACGTGATCAACGGCGGAAAGCTCTGGATTTCCAACGGCTCGGTCGCCGACACCGTCACGCTGTTCGCGAAGACTGATCCGGACGCGGGCAACAAGGGAATCTCGTCGTTCGTCGTTCGTCCCGAAGAGGACGACGGCTTCATCGTCGAAGGGACGGAGGACAAACTCGGCGACAAGGGCTGTCCGACGGCCGAACTTCGCTTCGACGACCTCCGAATTCCGGAATCGCGCCTGCTCGGCGAGGAGGGCGACGGCTTCGTCCACGCGCTTAAGACGCTCAACGGCGGGCGGATCACCATCGCGGCCCGCGGGGTCGGTATCGCCCGCGCCGCCTTCGAGGCGGCTCGAGACTACGCGGGAGAACGCGAGCAGTTCGGCCAGCCGATCGGCGAGTTCCAGTCGATCAAACACAAGCTGGCGGACATGGACACCAAGATTCAGGCTGCAAAGCTGCTCATGCACAAGGCCGCGGACAAGAAGATCCGCGGCGAGGACTACATCAAAGACGCCTCGCAGGCCAAACTCTACGCCTCCGAGGTGAGCCGCGAGGTCGCGAACGAGGGTATCCAGATCCACGGCGGTTACGGCTACACGAAGGACTTCGCCGCCCAGCGATTCTACCGCGACGCCAAACTCAACGAGATCTACGAGGGCACCAGCGAAGTGCTCCGGAACACGATCGGCGATCAGTTGCTCGAGGACGCCTGA
- a CDS encoding PadR family transcriptional regulator: MSKWLQSGRRRDICVLLAGASDGELRGQQLKSRLESRYDDHLEPKSFYGSLSALVDAGFVEERTEGIHDVYALTDGGDKRLREHAEWIQTCLENGEENS, from the coding sequence ATGAGCAAGTGGCTCCAGAGTGGCCGCCGGCGCGACATCTGTGTACTCCTCGCCGGCGCTTCGGACGGCGAACTGCGCGGCCAGCAGTTGAAATCACGCCTCGAGTCCCGTTACGACGACCACCTCGAGCCGAAGTCGTTCTACGGGTCCCTGTCGGCGCTCGTGGACGCGGGATTCGTCGAAGAGCGAACCGAGGGGATTCACGACGTGTACGCGCTCACCGACGGCGGGGACAAACGACTCCGCGAGCACGCCGAGTGGATTCAGACGTGTCTCGAGAACGGAGAAGAGAACTCCTGA
- a CDS encoding DUF3267 domain-containing protein, with translation MSRGDPSTFEAVATFRQTRALAIQWVVVAVVGFFAFAYGFAHVRATIRGATLEPIVFHAFTPPDALVWLAITLVLVALVVVPHELLHGVFMARYGASPSYGVGVSHFVLPYAYAETVGESFTRNQLLITLFAPFVGITTIGVMAMLVHPSPLLIVPLAANAAGSIGDLWMAGVLLQYPASVRVAPPPGGAQGFGIYASSDDGDVRRRSRHRFAVRAVTGAIGTLVVVATALAGTVFLSLAVGTGTVVIGDPGSRWLLFRHEFDPESGTVLLEIGATVVLTLASIGGVLWATLVESVLALRTVPS, from the coding sequence GTGAGCCGAGGGGACCCCTCCACGTTCGAGGCAGTCGCGACGTTCCGCCAGACGCGGGCACTCGCGATACAGTGGGTCGTCGTCGCCGTCGTCGGCTTCTTCGCGTTCGCCTACGGGTTCGCTCACGTTCGGGCGACCATTCGGGGAGCGACGCTCGAGCCGATCGTTTTTCACGCGTTCACGCCACCTGATGCGCTCGTCTGGCTCGCCATTACTCTCGTGCTGGTGGCCCTCGTCGTCGTTCCCCACGAGTTGCTCCACGGCGTATTTATGGCCCGCTACGGCGCGTCGCCGTCCTACGGCGTCGGCGTCTCCCACTTCGTGTTACCATATGCTTACGCGGAAACGGTCGGCGAGAGCTTTACGCGAAACCAGTTGCTCATCACCCTTTTCGCACCGTTCGTGGGGATTACGACGATCGGTGTAATGGCGATGCTCGTCCACCCCTCGCCGCTACTGATCGTACCGCTGGCCGCGAACGCCGCCGGCTCGATCGGCGATCTCTGGATGGCCGGTGTGCTCCTCCAGTACCCCGCTTCCGTCCGAGTCGCCCCACCTCCCGGTGGCGCGCAGGGATTCGGCATCTACGCCTCGAGCGACGACGGCGACGTTCGTCGCCGGTCTCGACATCGATTCGCCGTGCGAGCCGTCACTGGTGCAATCGGTACGCTCGTCGTGGTGGCGACAGCACTCGCCGGAACGGTGTTCCTCTCGCTCGCCGTCGGCACAGGTACCGTCGTAATCGGCGACCCGGGCAGTCGCTGGCTCCTCTTCCGACACGAGTTCGATCCCGAGTCGGGGACGGTGCTCCTCGAGATCGGTGCCACAGTCGTGCTCACCCTCGCGAGTATCGGTGGCGTCCTCTGGGCGACCCTCGTCGAGAGCGTGCTTGCACTCCGTACGGTCCCGAGTTGA
- a CDS encoding DUF7111 family protein yields the protein MTDDRTATANGIEATYDETETERLLEFRAVSTDGSETTPGASAVIAQNVEGYAMLKVRPTADGDELERYYGFDMALDHAGELLGVSPHDLPIPEAGDDMGM from the coding sequence ATGACCGACGATCGGACGGCTACCGCAAACGGTATCGAAGCGACCTACGACGAAACGGAGACGGAACGTCTCCTCGAGTTTCGCGCGGTTAGCACCGACGGCTCCGAGACCACCCCCGGAGCGAGCGCGGTGATCGCCCAAAACGTCGAGGGCTACGCCATGCTGAAGGTTCGGCCGACGGCCGACGGTGACGAACTCGAGCGCTACTACGGGTTCGATATGGCGCTCGATCACGCTGGGGAACTACTTGGCGTGTCACCGCACGATCTTCCGATTCCTGAAGCCGGCGACGACATGGGAATGTGA
- a CDS encoding heme o synthase, producing MATESSSFPRPIDTRQRFSALLAATALGVYLLLIIGATTSLTNAASACSTWPTCHAPADPLNQTELAIAWGHRLAAVVVGALVAATAVAAVFGDVSRRVRWTLVVAAALYIVQVGVGALTATVGPAAIVPGLHLTLGLVIFTAIVLALAWDLELATGEADDTIETPEPLEQAVASGEASAPDVRPLPDGRLARARLTAFAYFKMMKPRLMWLLCLVAAAGMALAAGPNLTISLIVATLGGGVLAIGASGTFNHVLERDVDQRMSRTADRPLATELIPVRNAMAFGLLLTAASLGVFLTINPLAAALGLAAIIFYSVVYTLVLKPNTVQNTVIGGAAGALPALIGWAAVTNEIGWPALALAGVIFLWTPAHFYNLALAYKDDYARGGFPMMPVVRGETETRKHIVYYIGATLVSTIALAWITDLGVIYAATVAVFGGIFLWAAIRLHFEQTEAAAFRSFHASNAFLGAVLVAVLVDALVI from the coding sequence GTGGCAACTGAATCTTCGTCGTTTCCCCGTCCGATCGACACACGACAACGGTTTTCTGCACTGCTCGCAGCGACGGCGCTCGGTGTCTACCTCCTGTTGATCATCGGCGCGACGACCTCACTGACGAACGCCGCGTCGGCGTGTTCGACCTGGCCGACCTGTCACGCACCCGCGGATCCGCTGAATCAGACGGAACTCGCCATCGCGTGGGGCCACCGACTCGCCGCCGTCGTCGTCGGCGCGCTCGTCGCCGCGACGGCCGTCGCCGCCGTCTTCGGCGACGTCTCGAGGCGCGTCCGCTGGACCCTCGTCGTCGCTGCGGCCCTCTACATCGTGCAAGTGGGCGTCGGCGCGCTCACGGCGACGGTCGGCCCCGCAGCGATCGTCCCCGGACTGCATCTCACGCTCGGTCTCGTGATCTTTACCGCAATCGTCCTCGCGCTCGCCTGGGACCTCGAGCTCGCAACGGGCGAAGCAGACGACACGATCGAGACACCCGAGCCACTCGAGCAAGCCGTCGCCTCGGGCGAGGCGTCCGCACCCGACGTTCGCCCGCTTCCCGACGGTCGCCTCGCTCGCGCTCGGCTCACCGCCTTCGCGTACTTCAAAATGATGAAGCCGCGGTTGATGTGGCTGCTCTGTCTCGTCGCCGCGGCCGGAATGGCACTGGCCGCTGGACCGAATCTGACCATTTCGCTCATCGTCGCGACGCTCGGTGGCGGCGTCCTCGCGATCGGTGCGAGTGGGACGTTCAACCACGTCCTCGAGCGCGACGTCGACCAGCGGATGTCCCGGACGGCCGACCGACCGCTGGCGACCGAACTGATCCCCGTCCGAAACGCGATGGCCTTCGGCCTGCTCCTGACGGCCGCCTCGCTCGGCGTCTTCCTGACGATCAACCCGCTCGCGGCCGCACTCGGCCTCGCCGCGATTATCTTCTACAGCGTCGTCTACACGCTCGTGCTCAAGCCAAACACCGTCCAGAACACGGTCATCGGCGGCGCTGCGGGTGCGCTGCCGGCGCTCATCGGCTGGGCGGCGGTGACCAACGAGATCGGCTGGCCGGCGCTCGCACTCGCCGGCGTGATCTTCCTCTGGACGCCCGCTCACTTCTACAACCTCGCGTTAGCGTACAAGGACGACTACGCTCGCGGCGGGTTCCCGATGATGCCCGTCGTCCGCGGCGAGACCGAGACTCGAAAGCACATCGTCTACTACATCGGTGCGACGCTCGTCAGCACGATTGCACTCGCGTGGATCACCGACCTCGGCGTCATCTACGCCGCGACGGTCGCCGTCTTCGGCGGTATCTTCCTCTGGGCGGCTATCCGACTCCACTTCGAGCAGACGGAAGCCGCCGCGTTCCGTTCGTTCCACGCCTCGAACGCCTTCCTCGGTGCCGTGCTCGTGGCCGTCCTCGTCGACGCGCTCGTCATCTGA
- a CDS encoding thioredoxin domain-containing protein, whose amino-acid sequence MNRRTFLATAAGTTLAIGLAGCSSQTTDIDGVDPDRQLSAPALGNGEVTVEVYADFTCPACHRFQSGVFPTIEEELIETDEITYQHADFPIPVEDEAVPMANAARAIQAETKSDDDPAGEFFAYKEELFATDDWGNDNLESTAEDVGVDPDVVADALEDETYLQTLAADKEQGEDAGVEGTPAVIVDGQLLDEPDAETIIAAVEDAS is encoded by the coding sequence ATGAATCGTCGAACGTTTCTTGCGACGGCCGCCGGAACCACGCTGGCCATCGGGCTCGCTGGTTGTAGCTCCCAGACGACTGATATCGACGGCGTCGACCCCGACCGTCAGCTCTCGGCGCCGGCCCTCGGCAACGGCGAGGTCACCGTGGAGGTGTACGCCGACTTTACGTGCCCGGCCTGTCACAGATTCCAGTCGGGCGTGTTCCCCACCATCGAAGAAGAACTGATCGAAACGGACGAGATCACCTACCAGCACGCTGATTTCCCAATTCCAGTCGAGGACGAAGCCGTGCCGATGGCGAACGCCGCTCGTGCCATCCAAGCGGAAACCAAATCCGACGACGACCCGGCTGGCGAGTTCTTCGCCTACAAGGAGGAACTGTTCGCGACCGACGACTGGGGCAACGACAACCTCGAGTCGACCGCGGAGGACGTCGGCGTCGACCCCGACGTCGTCGCGGACGCCCTCGAGGACGAAACCTACCTCCAGACGCTCGCGGCGGACAAGGAACAAGGCGAGGACGCAGGTGTCGAAGGGACGCCAGCAGTGATCGTCGACGGCCAACTCCTCGACGAACCCGACGCCGAGACCATTATTGCAGCGGTCGAAGACGCCTCCTGA
- a CDS encoding aldo/keto reductase: MEYTTLGNTGTTVSKVCYGTWRFGRETGDLENETTREEAHDLLDACLDHGINFIDTANVYGTPDGTSEEWIGEWLADRDVDREDLVIASKVYFEFDGWGEPGPNDSGLGRKHVRAQIEGTLERLGTDYLDLYYIHRWDDETPIEETMSVLNDLVREGKVNHLGASTMAAWQLTKALWTSDVEGLERFDVTQPMVNAAHYDAVGDYLDVCADRDLAVCPYSPLAGGFLTGKYERADDGSVEAPDGSRGSFDDLFEDRYATDRAWDVLEAVESVADEANASPAQVSLRWLMEQDRFTCVPIVGARTPGQLEENVGAVDLDLSGEQFERIDAARASSE; this comes from the coding sequence ATGGAGTACACCACGCTCGGGAACACGGGAACGACCGTTTCGAAGGTTTGCTATGGCACCTGGCGATTCGGCCGGGAGACTGGCGACCTCGAGAACGAGACGACGCGCGAGGAAGCCCACGACCTGCTCGACGCCTGTCTGGACCACGGGATCAACTTCATCGATACGGCGAACGTCTACGGCACCCCCGACGGCACCAGCGAGGAGTGGATCGGCGAGTGGCTCGCGGACCGTGACGTCGACCGCGAGGACCTCGTCATCGCCTCCAAGGTCTACTTCGAGTTCGACGGCTGGGGCGAGCCCGGCCCGAACGATTCCGGACTCGGACGCAAGCACGTTCGCGCCCAGATCGAGGGCACGCTCGAGCGTCTGGGAACCGACTACCTCGACCTGTACTACATCCACCGTTGGGACGACGAGACGCCCATCGAGGAGACCATGTCCGTGCTGAACGACCTCGTCCGCGAGGGTAAAGTCAACCACCTCGGCGCGTCGACGATGGCCGCCTGGCAACTCACGAAGGCGCTGTGGACCAGCGACGTCGAGGGACTCGAGCGCTTCGACGTCACCCAGCCGATGGTCAACGCCGCCCACTACGACGCCGTCGGCGACTACCTCGACGTCTGTGCGGATCGGGACCTCGCCGTCTGTCCGTACTCGCCGCTCGCTGGCGGCTTTCTGACGGGCAAGTACGAGCGTGCCGACGACGGCTCAGTCGAAGCGCCGGACGGCTCTCGAGGCAGCTTCGACGACCTGTTCGAGGATCGGTACGCGACCGACAGAGCGTGGGACGTCCTCGAGGCCGTCGAATCCGTCGCCGACGAAGCGAACGCCTCGCCGGCGCAGGTCTCCTTGCGGTGGTTGATGGAGCAGGATCGATTCACCTGCGTACCGATCGTCGGCGCTCGCACGCCCGGGCAACTCGAGGAGAACGTCGGCGCCGTCGACCTCGATCTCAGCGGCGAGCAGTTCGAACGGATCGACGCGGCTCGAGCGTCCAGCGAGTGA
- a CDS encoding TIGR03557 family F420-dependent LLM class oxidoreductase, whose protein sequence is MTQIGYTLSSEEHGPTELVDIAERAEEAGFDFLSISDHFHPWVSAQGESPFVWSTLGAIANATDEIEVGVGVTCPTIRIHPLNVAHAVATVDEMLGDRFTFGVGTGENLNEHVTGERWPEHDVRLEMLEESMNVMRKLWTGETISHRGEHFTVENARLYTCPDEQPTTIASAFGPQTAEWTAENADGLWCSGPKEGPVEAYEDAGGEGPKYTQLHGCYAETEEDAIETVYKYWPNGSIPGELGQELPTPAHFKQAAEMVEKEDIAEAGTTTSPDPQDHIDSLEQAIDVGYDHVYFHQIGPEQDAAIEFYEEDVLPSFA, encoded by the coding sequence ATGACCCAAATTGGCTATACGCTCTCGAGCGAAGAGCACGGGCCGACCGAGCTCGTCGACATCGCCGAACGTGCCGAGGAAGCGGGCTTCGACTTTCTCTCGATTTCGGATCACTTTCACCCCTGGGTCTCCGCGCAGGGTGAATCGCCGTTCGTCTGGTCGACGTTGGGTGCGATTGCGAACGCGACGGACGAGATCGAGGTTGGCGTCGGCGTGACCTGCCCGACGATCCGCATTCACCCGCTCAACGTCGCACACGCCGTCGCCACCGTCGACGAAATGCTTGGCGACCGCTTCACGTTCGGCGTCGGCACCGGCGAGAACCTGAACGAGCACGTCACGGGCGAGCGCTGGCCCGAACACGACGTTCGCCTCGAGATGCTCGAGGAGTCGATGAACGTCATGCGGAAGCTCTGGACCGGCGAAACGATCAGCCATCGCGGCGAGCACTTCACGGTCGAGAACGCCCGACTCTACACGTGTCCCGACGAGCAACCCACGACGATTGCGAGCGCGTTCGGGCCGCAGACGGCCGAGTGGACGGCCGAGAACGCCGACGGCCTTTGGTGTTCGGGGCCGAAAGAGGGTCCGGTCGAGGCCTACGAGGACGCTGGTGGGGAGGGGCCGAAATACACGCAACTCCACGGCTGTTACGCCGAGACCGAGGAAGACGCGATCGAGACGGTCTACAAGTACTGGCCGAACGGCTCGATTCCGGGTGAACTCGGTCAGGAACTACCCACGCCCGCACACTTCAAGCAGGCCGCCGAGATGGTCGAGAAAGAAGACATCGCCGAGGCAGGCACGACCACCAGCCCCGATCCCCAAGATCACATCGACAGCCTCGAGCAAGCCATCGACGTCGGCTACGATCACGTCTACTTCCACCAGATCGGCCCCGAGCAGGACGCGGCGATCGAGTTCTACGAGGAGGACGTCCTGCCGTCGTTCGCGTAA